One genomic window of Psychrobacillus sp. INOP01 includes the following:
- a CDS encoding amino acid ABC transporter permease — MKFDFEYMISLFPKIIEFLPIVIYIGTLSFLLAILFGLVFAFLTNNKIKILYPILKVIISYFRGVPTLIQIFILYFGVPQIFPSFSTMNAVTAVIIALSLRNAAYLSEVFRSAFLAVDKGQYEACLSVSMTKWQALRTVILPQMVRIAIPPSGNYYIMMIKDTSLAFTIGVIDMMARAKLEAAVTYKFLEAYLMVGLIYWMISIILSFLQSKLEYYVEKPYRKEEVK; from the coding sequence ATGAAATTCGATTTTGAGTATATGATCAGTCTCTTCCCGAAAATCATTGAATTTTTACCAATTGTTATATATATAGGGACTTTATCATTTCTATTAGCAATTTTGTTTGGATTAGTTTTTGCATTCCTCACTAACAATAAAATTAAGATATTATATCCTATTTTAAAAGTCATCATATCCTATTTCCGAGGAGTTCCAACCTTAATTCAAATTTTCATTTTATACTTTGGAGTGCCTCAAATATTCCCAAGCTTCAGTACAATGAATGCAGTCACTGCTGTCATTATTGCGCTCAGTTTACGTAATGCTGCCTATTTATCAGAGGTTTTCCGTTCTGCATTCTTAGCAGTTGATAAAGGGCAATATGAAGCATGCTTATCCGTTAGTATGACTAAATGGCAAGCCCTACGAACGGTTATTTTACCGCAGATGGTCCGTATTGCTATCCCACCATCTGGTAACTACTACATTATGATGATTAAAGATACATCTTTAGCCTTTACGATTGGAGTAATAGACATGATGGCTCGTGCAAAACTTGAAGCTGCCGTAACATACAAGTTTTTAGAAGCTTACTTGATGGTTGGTCTTATTTACTGGATGATTTCTATCATACTTTCTTTCCTGCAGTCTAAACTCGAGTATTATGTTGAAAAGCCATATCGGAAGGAGGAAGTTAAATGA
- a CDS encoding transporter substrate-binding domain-containing protein, translated as MKLKKILSLLFILCISILLAACGDDSEKTSAGNKDGVSTDKKVLRVGSSGIYPPFISVDDKGVPQGYDVEVLELVTESLGYEIEWTFAEFSGIFGMLDAGNIDTVSNLIAATEERRAKYDFSSPYAYSGASLVVPEDNTDINSIEDLKGKKVGVLLGNNLHQFLEKWNEENGKEIIITPYQDVSGTYNEVALGRLDAFIDVKITAASRIKDEGLPLKLYGEDYLIDFDYAFPFVRSEENKEFLADFSAEIEKLQEDGTLKKLSDKWSAIDVTIPHEK; from the coding sequence ATGAAATTAAAAAAGATCTTGTCGTTATTATTTATACTTTGCATTTCTATTTTACTAGCAGCCTGTGGAGATGATTCGGAGAAAACATCTGCAGGTAATAAAGATGGTGTATCTACTGACAAAAAAGTATTAAGAGTAGGTTCTTCAGGCATTTATCCCCCGTTCATCTCAGTTGATGATAAGGGAGTTCCGCAAGGCTATGACGTTGAAGTGTTAGAACTAGTAACTGAATCACTAGGTTACGAGATTGAATGGACATTTGCTGAGTTCTCAGGTATTTTCGGGATGTTAGATGCAGGTAATATTGATACAGTTTCAAATCTAATTGCAGCTACAGAAGAACGTCGAGCAAAATATGACTTTTCTTCTCCTTATGCATACTCTGGAGCATCATTAGTTGTACCAGAAGATAATACTGATATTAATAGCATCGAAGATTTGAAGGGGAAAAAAGTAGGTGTCTTACTCGGCAACAATCTACATCAATTCCTAGAAAAATGGAATGAAGAAAACGGAAAAGAAATAATTATTACTCCTTACCAAGACGTGAGCGGTACGTATAATGAAGTGGCCCTTGGTCGTCTAGATGCTTTTATTGATGTAAAAATTACTGCCGCATCACGGATTAAAGACGAAGGTCTACCTTTAAAACTTTATGGTGAGGATTACTTAATCGACTTCGATTATGCTTTCCCATTTGTACGATCTGAAGAAAATAAGGAGTTTTTAGCAGATTTCAGTGCTGAAATTGAAAAGTTACAGGAAGATGGTACCTTAAAAAAACTTTCAGACAAATGGAGTGCAATTGACGTAACCATTCCACACGAGAAATAA
- a CDS encoding thioredoxin domain-containing protein, which translates to MVTLKNTHLTLGNAAAPIKVEVFLNLACPYCASFYELVDGALLQYINENKVELIVKHYDKPREMLLPGTLINLNLDYGNPAKTLDNIKSLFKEQETWDKLSSHGIKEYIKNNYGLKEEEPNIEISLQVTAEAIERRVKMVPTVFINDLEFQYPREIFSEELIQVLDQQLSKEKV; encoded by the coding sequence TTGGTAACACTCAAGAATACACATTTAACGTTAGGCAATGCAGCAGCACCGATAAAAGTGGAGGTGTTCTTAAACCTAGCTTGCCCTTATTGCGCATCCTTCTATGAACTTGTAGATGGTGCACTTCTACAATACATAAATGAGAACAAAGTTGAATTAATCGTGAAGCATTATGATAAACCACGAGAAATGCTCTTACCAGGAACACTAATTAACCTCAACTTAGACTATGGCAATCCTGCAAAAACATTAGATAACATTAAGTCGTTATTTAAAGAGCAGGAAACATGGGATAAACTTTCAAGTCACGGTATCAAGGAATACATTAAAAATAATTATGGATTGAAGGAAGAAGAGCCAAATATTGAAATTAGCCTTCAAGTCACTGCAGAAGCAATTGAACGGAGAGTCAAAATGGTTCCAACTGTATTTATTAATGATTTAGAATTCCAATACCCTCGTGAAATTTTCTCTGAAGAATTAATACAAGTGTTAGACCAACAACTGTCTAAGGAGAAGGTATAA
- a CDS encoding YwbE family protein, whose product MNGQNRNDVKPGLEVYIVLKKDQRSGEKTKGVVKDLLTNSSFHPHGIKVRLTDGQIGRVCEIIG is encoded by the coding sequence ATGAATGGACAAAATAGAAATGATGTAAAACCAGGTTTAGAAGTATATATAGTGTTAAAAAAAGACCAAAGATCAGGGGAGAAAACAAAAGGAGTCGTGAAAGACTTATTAACGAATTCATCCTTTCATCCACATGGCATAAAAGTTCGATTAACAGATGGACAAATAGGACGGGTTTGTGAAATCATAGGATAA
- a CDS encoding amidohydrolase yields MQVETQILQWFNHFHQNPEVSWKEYETTNKLAEILDDLGISYRRFDDVTGLLAEIGEGPEVIAVRADIDALWQEVDGEFRANHSCGHDANISMVLGALLLLKDEKLNKRIRFIFQPAEEKGNGANSMIDRGALEDVTHLFGVHLRPIEELPFGKVAPAIHHGAALFVEGKIKGIDAHGARPHQGNNAIDVVMAVHQALKNMYFSPFESYSAKLTKIQAGGENSNIIPGIATFSIDVRAAKNSVLFQLKDRIDKDLNTIQQLFDIEIEWEFQDITPGAEVSMEAAAISKAAIIETVGMENLAEEVITSGSDDFHFYTIRHPEVKAAMIGIGADLTPGLHHPNMTFNRDSLLMGAKVISKTLSIISK; encoded by the coding sequence GTGCAAGTAGAAACTCAAATTTTGCAGTGGTTTAACCACTTTCATCAAAATCCAGAAGTTAGCTGGAAGGAATATGAAACTACGAATAAGCTGGCGGAAATTTTAGACGATTTAGGTATTTCCTACCGAAGATTTGATGATGTAACTGGATTGCTAGCAGAAATTGGTGAAGGACCAGAAGTAATTGCTGTTCGTGCCGATATAGATGCACTTTGGCAAGAAGTAGATGGGGAGTTCCGCGCCAATCATTCCTGTGGACATGATGCCAATATTTCGATGGTATTGGGAGCGTTATTGCTATTAAAGGATGAAAAACTAAACAAACGAATTCGCTTTATCTTCCAACCAGCAGAAGAGAAAGGTAATGGGGCAAATTCCATGATAGATCGTGGAGCGCTGGAGGATGTCACTCATCTTTTTGGTGTGCATTTACGACCGATTGAGGAACTTCCTTTCGGAAAAGTTGCGCCAGCTATACATCATGGAGCAGCATTATTTGTAGAAGGTAAGATAAAAGGAATTGATGCACATGGTGCTAGACCTCATCAGGGCAATAATGCGATTGATGTAGTAATGGCCGTTCATCAAGCGTTGAAAAATATGTATTTTTCTCCATTCGAATCATATTCTGCGAAGCTAACGAAAATTCAAGCAGGTGGAGAAAATTCGAATATTATTCCTGGTATTGCAACGTTTTCTATCGATGTAAGAGCGGCAAAGAATAGCGTTTTATTTCAACTGAAAGATCGAATTGATAAAGATTTGAATACAATTCAACAGCTATTTGATATAGAAATCGAGTGGGAATTTCAAGATATTACACCAGGAGCGGAAGTATCGATGGAAGCTGCAGCAATTTCCAAGGCTGCAATTATTGAAACTGTAGGCATGGAAAACTTGGCTGAAGAAGTGATTACTTCGGGTAGCGATGACTTTCATTTTTATACAATTAGACACCCTGAAGTGAAGGCAGCTATGATTGGTATTGGTGCTGATTTGACACCGGGATTACATCATCCTAATATGACTTTTAACAGAGATTCATTACTTATGGGGGCTAAAGTCATATCGAAAACGCTTTCAATCATATCGAAATAG
- the nhaC gene encoding Na+/H+ antiporter NhaC, which yields MEEKKAVTKKEMSLIWAITPLAIMVLTMIITIINLEQGPHIPLIVGTTVAAIVAWKHGFKWSDIEEMMYKGIKLALPAVVIIILVGLIIGAWIGGGVVATMIYYGLKIITPAFFLVTICIICAIVSLAIGSSWSTMGTIGVAGMGIGLSMGIPAGMIAGAVISGAYFGDKMSPLSDTTNLAAGLTGTDLFVHIKHMLFTTIPGILIALGVYGFLGNRYKSSNIDQEGINQTISMLDQSFVISPWLLLVPLAVIVLVALKVPAIPALIVGILLGFLSQILIQGGSVADAVGALQSGYVIDTGNAMVDELFNRGGLDSMMYTVSMTIVAMTFGGILEYSGMLQSIMNQILKLAKSAGSLIASTIVACFATNATCSEQYISIVVPARMFSTTYTKMGLHSKNLSRALEDGGTLTSVFIPWNTCGVFILGTLGVGVAEYAPFAILNFVVPVISIIYAMTGFTIQKISESEKMAILNKETLEA from the coding sequence ATGGAAGAAAAGAAAGCGGTTACTAAAAAAGAGATGTCTTTGATATGGGCAATTACACCATTAGCAATTATGGTTCTAACAATGATTATTACGATTATAAATTTAGAACAGGGACCACATATTCCATTAATCGTTGGAACAACTGTTGCTGCGATTGTTGCATGGAAGCATGGATTCAAATGGTCTGATATTGAAGAAATGATGTATAAAGGTATTAAACTAGCATTACCGGCAGTAGTTATTATTATTTTAGTAGGATTAATCATTGGTGCATGGATAGGTGGCGGCGTTGTTGCAACGATGATCTATTATGGACTAAAAATTATTACTCCTGCCTTCTTCTTAGTGACTATTTGCATTATCTGTGCAATTGTTTCTCTTGCAATCGGTAGTTCTTGGTCAACTATGGGAACAATCGGAGTTGCGGGAATGGGTATTGGACTTAGTATGGGAATTCCAGCTGGTATGATCGCTGGTGCCGTAATTTCAGGCGCATACTTTGGGGATAAGATGTCCCCATTATCTGATACAACAAATCTTGCGGCAGGATTAACGGGAACAGATCTTTTTGTACATATTAAACATATGTTATTTACGACGATACCAGGAATACTAATAGCTCTTGGAGTATATGGGTTCCTTGGAAATAGGTATAAATCAAGTAATATAGACCAAGAAGGTATTAACCAAACAATATCCATGTTAGATCAAAGCTTTGTCATTTCTCCATGGTTATTATTAGTTCCACTTGCAGTAATAGTACTAGTAGCACTTAAAGTACCAGCTATACCAGCATTAATTGTTGGAATATTATTAGGCTTTTTATCTCAAATACTCATCCAAGGTGGAAGCGTTGCAGATGCAGTTGGAGCTCTACAAAGTGGATATGTTATTGATACTGGAAATGCAATGGTAGATGAATTGTTTAATCGTGGTGGATTAGATTCGATGATGTACACGGTATCCATGACAATAGTTGCCATGACATTTGGTGGTATCTTGGAATACTCTGGAATGCTTCAATCCATTATGAACCAAATCTTAAAACTTGCTAAATCAGCAGGTTCACTTATTGCATCAACAATTGTTGCTTGTTTTGCAACAAACGCTACTTGCTCAGAGCAATACATTTCTATCGTTGTACCAGCTCGTATGTTTTCAACGACGTATACGAAAATGGGACTACATTCTAAAAATCTATCGCGTGCATTAGAGGATGGAGGAACCCTTACTTCGGTCTTCATTCCTTGGAATACATGTGGAGTGTTCATTTTAGGAACATTAGGTGTAGGGGTAGCAGAATATGCACCATTTGCAATTTTAAACTTTGTAGTACCAGTTATTTCTATCATCTATGCAATGACAGGCTTTACGATTCAAAAAATATCGGAATCTGAAAAGATGGCGATATTAAATAAAGAAACTTTAGAAGCATAA
- a CDS encoding mandelate racemase/muconate lactonizing enzyme family protein, whose product MKIKEIDIYAIRLPLVDPFIISYHTYDDMPSIIVKIITDNGLVGYGEAVADEHVTGETWESTYALLKDTLAPALIGENPMEFERLHEKMNKAVYQAPAAKAAIDIACYDLAGKELGVPVYQLLGGRYHEKFPVTHVLSIGNPEDMAEEAERRMKEGYSSFKMKVGTDVQIDVRRIQAVRARVGEEIAIRVDVNQGWKNSATTITAMRQLEKEGLDWLEQPVIADDFNGMMEVKSKTSTPLMMDEGLRGFRDMRELIEKQAAHKVNIKLMKCGGIYPAMKLAHMAEMAGIECQIGSMVESSIGSSAGFQVAFSKKVFTSVELTGPLKFSKDVGNLHYDVPFIQLNERPGLGIDVDEEILQELTEFSTKVTK is encoded by the coding sequence ATGAAAATTAAAGAAATAGATATTTATGCAATCCGCTTACCATTAGTTGACCCATTTATCATAAGTTACCATACTTACGATGATATGCCATCTATTATTGTTAAAATCATCACTGATAATGGGCTAGTGGGATACGGGGAAGCTGTTGCAGATGAACATGTAACAGGAGAAACTTGGGAAAGTACATATGCATTATTGAAAGACACGTTAGCTCCGGCTCTTATTGGAGAAAATCCTATGGAGTTTGAGCGCTTACATGAAAAAATGAATAAAGCGGTTTATCAAGCACCTGCAGCAAAAGCGGCAATAGATATAGCTTGCTACGATCTGGCAGGAAAAGAACTTGGTGTTCCTGTGTACCAACTACTTGGTGGACGCTATCACGAAAAGTTCCCTGTCACACATGTATTAAGTATAGGAAATCCCGAGGACATGGCAGAAGAAGCAGAAAGAAGGATGAAAGAAGGATATTCCTCCTTTAAAATGAAGGTCGGAACAGATGTACAGATTGATGTGAGACGTATACAAGCAGTCCGAGCAAGAGTTGGGGAAGAAATTGCTATTCGTGTAGACGTAAATCAAGGCTGGAAAAATAGTGCTACTACCATTACGGCAATGCGTCAGCTAGAAAAAGAGGGGCTAGATTGGCTGGAGCAACCAGTAATAGCCGATGACTTCAACGGAATGATGGAAGTAAAATCAAAAACAAGTACTCCTCTTATGATGGACGAAGGCTTAAGAGGCTTTCGGGATATGCGAGAGTTGATCGAGAAACAAGCTGCACACAAAGTGAATATTAAACTGATGAAATGTGGCGGGATTTATCCAGCGATGAAACTAGCTCATATGGCAGAGATGGCAGGTATCGAGTGTCAGATCGGTTCTATGGTGGAATCCTCTATTGGATCTTCGGCAGGATTTCAAGTAGCATTTTCTAAAAAAGTGTTTACTAGCGTAGAGTTAACAGGCCCTTTGAAATTCTCTAAAGATGTTGGGAATTTACATTATGACGTTCCATTTATACAATTAAATGAACGTCCTGGATTAGGAATTGATGTAGATGAAGAAATACTACAAGAGCTAACTGAGTTCTCTACAAAGGTAACAAAATAA
- a CDS encoding GNAT family N-acetyltransferase: MKEWKGKLGEKEYVVHELTLEHLDSILRLQHIVLRSMEDENFLSPLTIEEFEDSIAHNLMIGAFVDNELIAFRALALPPIDDHHLGYDIGLSPEQLEKVVYQEITNVHPDYRGFGLQKKLGVIVMELLDASPYTHVCATVAPFNIASLKDKLSQGMVIGALKKKYGGMLRYVFYKKIHVDRISEDKLLEIPMDAIEKQQQLIADGWIATAILQKENNWYVVFEEKGTYI; the protein is encoded by the coding sequence ATGAAAGAATGGAAAGGTAAGCTTGGAGAGAAAGAATATGTTGTCCATGAATTGACACTAGAGCATCTGGATAGTATTTTACGTTTACAGCATATCGTTTTACGATCAATGGAAGATGAGAACTTCTTATCTCCACTAACAATAGAAGAATTTGAGGATTCGATAGCTCATAACTTAATGATTGGAGCATTCGTAGACAATGAACTAATCGCCTTCCGAGCCTTGGCATTACCACCAATTGATGATCACCACTTAGGATATGATATTGGTCTTTCTCCAGAGCAGCTTGAGAAGGTAGTCTATCAAGAAATCACGAATGTTCATCCTGATTATCGTGGGTTTGGTTTGCAAAAGAAACTTGGGGTTATTGTCATGGAGCTCCTAGACGCATCACCATATACACATGTATGTGCAACGGTTGCACCATTCAACATTGCTAGCTTAAAGGACAAGCTAAGCCAAGGAATGGTAATAGGCGCATTAAAAAAGAAATACGGGGGCATGCTACGATACGTATTTTATAAAAAAATTCATGTGGATCGTATTAGTGAAGATAAGCTTTTAGAAATCCCTATGGATGCTATTGAAAAACAGCAACAGCTAATTGCGGATGGTTGGATCGCTACAGCTATTCTACAAAAAGAGAACAACTGGTATGTTGTTTTTGAAGAAAAAGGAACATACATCTAG
- a CDS encoding MFS transporter, protein MKDLYKDSRFRLIISANIASSIGSGITMIAIPWMLVSSENGNKVFGYITIGMTILSFILTPFIGNLVDSVSRKKLLIVSEIICFVLLFMFSIIGFIGLSYEIWHYIIIYMIGSLYYTIFYPTMFALNQEIFTKDQYKSLNGTMEVQGQLSSMIAGALASILLLKWDLHYILLLDTISYGAAIYFYLKLPYVRLSIEKTGKVVKSQVSEGLRYMMARPSVFIFLLFSFMPFIGVMLTNYLFPVYLVDVLEADASVYGIEGMIYAIGAIIAGVFVPTLSSKFGNEKTIILGVCVYTIAISLIVFVNLPVYLSLMLFLAIGNSSTRVARNSFLMDHIPNNIIGRVDSLFRTLGLLIRILLLALFTEMVSSDLIIYCFIVLSGILLASLFFVVISWKKSFKVKEKSCPVIAKT, encoded by the coding sequence ATGAAAGATCTATACAAAGACTCCCGATTTCGGCTCATTATATCCGCTAATATTGCTTCCTCAATTGGTTCTGGAATAACGATGATTGCGATTCCATGGATGCTTGTATCAAGTGAAAACGGTAATAAGGTATTTGGCTATATAACGATCGGTATGACCATATTGAGTTTTATCCTTACACCATTTATAGGAAATCTAGTAGATAGCGTATCTCGAAAGAAGCTATTAATAGTAAGTGAAATCATATGTTTTGTTCTATTGTTTATGTTTTCTATAATAGGTTTTATCGGTTTATCATATGAAATTTGGCATTATATTATTATTTATATGATCGGTAGTTTATATTACACCATTTTTTATCCAACGATGTTTGCTTTAAATCAAGAAATATTTACGAAGGACCAATATAAATCACTAAATGGAACGATGGAAGTGCAGGGGCAGCTTTCTAGTATGATTGCGGGTGCTTTAGCTAGTATCTTATTATTAAAATGGGATTTACACTACATTTTATTGCTAGATACGATATCTTACGGTGCTGCCATCTATTTTTACTTGAAGTTACCGTATGTGAGATTATCGATTGAAAAAACAGGAAAAGTCGTTAAATCGCAAGTAAGCGAAGGACTTAGATATATGATGGCACGCCCTTCCGTGTTTATTTTTTTATTATTTTCTTTCATGCCTTTCATTGGAGTGATGCTAACGAATTATTTATTTCCTGTCTATTTAGTGGATGTACTTGAAGCGGACGCAAGCGTCTATGGAATTGAAGGAATGATTTATGCAATAGGAGCTATAATTGCAGGGGTATTCGTACCGACATTATCAAGTAAATTTGGAAATGAAAAGACGATTATCTTAGGAGTATGTGTTTATACGATTGCTATATCATTAATTGTCTTCGTTAATTTACCGGTATATCTATCATTAATGTTGTTTTTAGCGATAGGTAATAGCAGTACTAGGGTTGCTAGAAACTCTTTCTTAATGGACCATATTCCTAACAACATAATAGGGAGGGTCGATAGTTTGTTTCGTACATTAGGCCTCTTAATAAGAATTCTACTACTTGCACTATTTACCGAAATGGTATCCTCAGACCTCATTATTTATTGTTTTATCGTGTTAAGTGGGATTTTATTAGCATCATTATTCTTCGTAGTTATATCATGGAAAAAGAGTTTTAAGGTAAAAGAGAAAAGTTGTCCCGTCATAGCAAAGACCTAG
- a CDS encoding MerR family transcriptional regulator — protein sequence MKIHYLTIGEVAKLSNISVQTLRYYDQIDLFKPMEVNPSNQYRYYQNTQLYYLDIIKSLKYLGLSLEEVRSALTLKPEELVVYLEDQEKRIEEQFQRLNKTKQVLQRKKEQIQAFVLERNMMTVCIKNLPAQKIVKIKTANMKVDDIPNREYGRISKVLEEEGSIFDTLYGGAFPFQRYESLNDINYDYLFTYIVTNKDFEEKYEDVEISTLPAGDYLSISFVLEDDEYEACYQILMDYIEKHQLVVEPIVYDVWMPINYTATKEDEFLVELKIPIQTT from the coding sequence TTGAAGATTCATTATTTGACGATAGGTGAAGTAGCAAAGCTAAGTAATATATCGGTTCAAACCTTAAGATACTATGATCAGATAGACTTGTTTAAACCCATGGAAGTAAACCCGAGCAATCAATATAGGTACTACCAAAATACACAATTATATTACTTGGATATTATAAAATCATTGAAGTATCTTGGGTTATCGCTTGAGGAAGTTCGATCCGCCTTAACACTAAAGCCAGAAGAGTTAGTTGTATATCTTGAGGATCAGGAGAAAAGGATTGAGGAACAGTTTCAACGGCTGAATAAGACGAAACAGGTATTACAGCGGAAAAAAGAGCAAATACAAGCGTTCGTGCTGGAGCGGAATATGATGACTGTCTGCATAAAGAATTTACCTGCACAGAAAATAGTGAAGATCAAAACGGCTAATATGAAAGTCGATGATATTCCAAATAGGGAATATGGACGTATTAGTAAGGTGTTAGAAGAAGAGGGAAGCATATTTGATACATTGTATGGTGGAGCCTTTCCTTTCCAAAGGTATGAATCCCTAAATGATATTAACTATGATTATCTATTTACCTATATTGTGACAAATAAGGATTTTGAAGAAAAATACGAAGATGTGGAAATTAGCACGTTACCTGCTGGAGACTACCTTAGCATTTCTTTTGTTTTAGAGGACGACGAATATGAGGCATGCTATCAGATATTGATGGACTATATTGAGAAACACCAATTAGTTGTTGAGCCGATTGTATATGATGTTTGGATGCCGATAAATTATACAGCTACCAAAGAGGATGAATTCTTAGTAGAACTAAAAATACCTATTCAAACTACTTGA
- a CDS encoding MFS transporter has protein sequence MVSQRSGLNKVIYLVLVNLFIVFLGVGLVIPVMPTLMREMNLEGSTMGYLVAAFAFAQLLISPIAGKWVDSIGRKKMIVIGMFIFGVSEMLFGLGQDVKILYISRILGGISAAFIMPAVTAFAADVTSLRERPKAMGYVAAAISAGFIIGPGIGGFLAEHGTRLPFFVAAVLGFLGGVFSLVILKEPERARVERAGEVVKPSFRKVLEPMYLIPMIIILVSSFGLAAFETVYSLFVDHKYGFTPKDIALIITVSGVLGIIFQLLTFDRVVGKIGEIRLVQICIGVSTIFIFAMIKVSAYWSILLVTFVIFLLFDLMRPALTTYLSKIAGNEQGFVGGLNSTFTSIGNIIGPSIAGILFDVHIDYPYVLAMIILAISFVISLFWKKQKTVFKETVEQ, from the coding sequence ATGGTTTCTCAAAGAAGTGGTTTAAATAAAGTGATTTATTTAGTTTTAGTAAACTTATTTATTGTATTTTTAGGTGTAGGACTAGTTATTCCTGTGATGCCTACATTAATGCGTGAGATGAACTTAGAAGGTTCTACGATGGGTTATTTAGTAGCGGCATTCGCATTCGCGCAATTGTTAATATCTCCAATTGCAGGTAAATGGGTAGATTCAATTGGTCGTAAAAAAATGATTGTAATTGGTATGTTTATATTTGGAGTATCCGAAATGCTCTTCGGTCTTGGACAAGACGTGAAGATATTATATATTTCTAGAATTTTGGGAGGAATTAGTGCGGCATTCATTATGCCAGCTGTGACAGCTTTTGCAGCAGATGTTACCTCTTTAAGAGAACGGCCAAAAGCGATGGGCTATGTTGCTGCAGCAATTAGTGCTGGATTTATCATCGGACCTGGAATTGGCGGCTTTTTAGCTGAACATGGAACTAGACTTCCCTTTTTTGTTGCCGCGGTACTAGGATTTTTAGGAGGAGTATTTTCGCTTGTTATTTTGAAGGAGCCTGAAAGAGCGCGTGTAGAAAGGGCAGGAGAGGTAGTTAAACCAAGTTTTCGTAAAGTATTGGAACCAATGTATTTAATTCCAATGATTATCATTCTAGTATCTAGCTTTGGATTAGCTGCTTTTGAAACCGTTTATTCCCTTTTTGTAGATCATAAATATGGATTTACACCAAAGGATATTGCATTAATCATTACTGTAAGTGGCGTTCTCGGAATCATATTCCAATTGCTAACCTTTGATCGTGTTGTAGGAAAAATTGGTGAAATTAGGTTGGTTCAAATTTGTATAGGTGTGTCAACGATTTTCATTTTTGCGATGATTAAGGTTTCTGCTTACTGGTCAATATTACTCGTTACCTTTGTGATTTTCTTGTTGTTTGACTTAATGAGACCTGCGTTGACAACGTATTTATCTAAAATAGCTGGAAATGAGCAAGGCTTTGTTGGGGGACTAAACTCTACATTTACGAGTATAGGAAATATTATTGGACCAAGTATTGCAGGGATTTTGTTTGACGTGCATATTGATTATCCATATGTATTAGCGATGATTATACTCGCAATTAGCTTTGTAATTTCGTTATTTTGGAAGAAACAAAAAACAGTATTTAAAGAAACAGTAGAACAATAA